Proteins co-encoded in one Alphaproteobacteria bacterium genomic window:
- the dapD gene encoding 2,3,4,5-tetrahydropyridine-2,6-dicarboxylate N-succinyltransferase: MNAKIQSVIETAWEKRAEINTNTGGDVRDAVEKVLKSVDSGELRVAEKVNGVWQVHQWVKQAILLSFRLNANELMGNGHWDKVPLKTSAWSEIQFESAGFRAVPGSVVRRGAFVDKNVVLMPSFINIGAYVGEGTMVDTWVTIGSCAQIGKHCHISGGVGIGGVLEPLQANPVIIEDNCFIGARSEVAEGVIVEEGSVISMGVFLGASTKIVDRATGEITYGRVPAYSVVVPGTLPGKTPADPHLAAAIIVKRVDEKTRSKTSINELLRA; this comes from the coding sequence ATACAGTCTGTTATTGAAACCGCGTGGGAAAAGCGCGCTGAGATCAACACCAATACGGGCGGCGACGTGCGCGACGCAGTCGAGAAGGTCTTGAAATCCGTCGATTCGGGCGAGCTGCGCGTGGCAGAAAAGGTCAATGGCGTGTGGCAGGTGCACCAATGGGTGAAGCAGGCGATTTTGCTCAGCTTCCGCCTCAACGCCAATGAATTAATGGGCAATGGCCACTGGGACAAAGTGCCCCTGAAAACCAGCGCATGGAGCGAGATTCAGTTTGAGTCCGCAGGCTTCCGTGCCGTTCCGGGTTCGGTGGTGCGCCGTGGCGCATTCGTCGATAAAAACGTCGTGCTCATGCCGAGCTTCATCAATATCGGTGCCTATGTAGGCGAGGGCACCATGGTCGATACATGGGTAACGATTGGTAGCTGCGCACAGATTGGTAAGCATTGCCATATCAGCGGCGGCGTTGGCATTGGCGGCGTGCTGGAGCCACTACAAGCAAACCCCGTTATCATCGAGGACAATTGCTTCATCGGTGCGCGTAGCGAAGTCGCTGAAGGTGTCATCGTCGAAGAAGGTTCGGTTATTTCGATGGGCGTATTCTTGGGCGCTTCGACCAAAATTGTTGACCGCGCAACGGGTGAAATCACCTATGGCCGCGTGCCTGCCTATTCGGTGGTTGTGCCCGGCACCTTGCCTGGCAAAACACCTGCTGACCCACATCTCGCTGCAGCGATTATCGTGAAGCGTGTGGATGAGAAGACCCGCAGCAAAACCAGCATCAACGAGCTTCTGCGTGCGTGA